In Carya illinoinensis cultivar Pawnee chromosome 9, C.illinoinensisPawnee_v1, whole genome shotgun sequence, the following are encoded in one genomic region:
- the LOC122275959 gene encoding uncharacterized protein LOC122275959 isoform X1, whose product MDSTNSATSPRSVINLSDYSSSPYYLHPNDNPGALLVSEIFSGDNYIAWSRSITMALTVKNKVAFINGSIAATPADQLVLHSAWLRVNNLEREGRGYCDSSHHNGIESHFKRHNVAPKLSEEERATRRYEMQVDVELHEEQRWKRLRKAEEDDG is encoded by the exons ATGGATTCTACCAATTCTGCCACTTCTCCTCGCTCTGTCATAAATCTCTCAGATTATTCCTCTAGTCCTTATTATCTACATCCAAATGACAATCCTGGTGCCCTCCTCGTTTCAGAAATTTTTTCTGGAGATAATTACATTGCATGGAGTCGATCAATCACCATGGCATTGACTGTCAAGAACAAGGTGGCATTCATTAATGGTTCGATTGCTGCTACTCCTGCTGATCAACTTGTTCTTCATAGTGCTTGGCTGCGTGTTAACAATTTG gaaagagaaggcAGAGGGTATTGTGATTCAAGTCATCACAATGGGATTGAGTCACACTTCAAGCGTCACAATGTTGCTCCCAAACTTTCAGAGGAAGAGCGGGCTACTAGGCGGTATGAGATGCAAGTGGATGTTGAACTGCATGAAGAGCAAAGATGGAAACGTTTGAGGAAGGCTGAGGAGGACGATGGGTGA
- the LOC122275959 gene encoding uncharacterized protein LOC122275959 isoform X2 — MALTVKNKVAFINGSIAATPADQLVLHSAWLRVNNLEREGRGYCDSSHHNGIESHFKRHNVAPKLSEEERATRRYEMQVDVELHEEQRWKRLRKAEEDDG, encoded by the exons ATGGCATTGACTGTCAAGAACAAGGTGGCATTCATTAATGGTTCGATTGCTGCTACTCCTGCTGATCAACTTGTTCTTCATAGTGCTTGGCTGCGTGTTAACAATTTG gaaagagaaggcAGAGGGTATTGTGATTCAAGTCATCACAATGGGATTGAGTCACACTTCAAGCGTCACAATGTTGCTCCCAAACTTTCAGAGGAAGAGCGGGCTACTAGGCGGTATGAGATGCAAGTGGATGTTGAACTGCATGAAGAGCAAAGATGGAAACGTTTGAGGAAGGCTGAGGAGGACGATGGGTGA